The following coding sequences lie in one Zingiber officinale cultivar Zhangliang chromosome 2B, Zo_v1.1, whole genome shotgun sequence genomic window:
- the LOC122049566 gene encoding 50S ribosomal protein 6, chloroplastic, producing the protein MRCWIAHASCRYTGSETHPLLVAAWPLGRWKEMASMAVMLANAVRVPCANPKPSSFSPSYGGGDRGSPSVVECSSRPQKKATSHHMKTRPKKTQPWDIKRKGPTAYPPLPVLPPDWTLVSSVEPPPPPVEGDAPATASG; encoded by the coding sequence ATGAGGTGCTGGATAGCACATGCCAGCTGTAGGTACACCGGAAGCGAGACTCATCCCCTACTTGTGGCCGCGTGGCCGCTTGGTCGATGGAAGGAAATGGCATCCATGGCGGTGATGCTGGCGAACGCGGTCCGAGTTCCTTGCGCGAACCCCAAGCCATCATCTTTTTCTCCGTCGTACGGAGGGGGCGACAGGGGATCGCCGTCGGTGGTGGAGTGCTCCTCGCGGCCGCAGAAAAAAGCGACGTCGCACCACATGAAAACGAGGCCGAAGAAGACGCAGCCCTGGGACATCAAGCGCAAGGGGCCCACCGCATACCCTCCTCTCCCTGTTCTACCCCCCGACTGGACCCTCGTCTCGTCGGTGGAGCCGCCTCCGCCGCCGGTTGAAGGTGATGCTCCGGCCACCGCTTCCGGATGA